A portion of the Suricata suricatta isolate VVHF042 chromosome 11, meerkat_22Aug2017_6uvM2_HiC, whole genome shotgun sequence genome contains these proteins:
- the LOC115272210 gene encoding uncharacterized protein LOC115272210, whose amino-acid sequence MLVEKGVPLKYSPWGMSDVRDKEHRAVRGRLKAEGRAPGHRRSYPEPGSRGAQMQRGELWEPWNGLIVIGKRMEFLSRNTQKPRMSDPKADPEYWRLEGVEKRILKEKSGQSQERMDVQPVHSVAGALQASTGLGQNSPREMWEKQEIRGKIGAESESAGMTAGSRRPSGFKDRLKFTGEQTSGKDLRSRGYTLGQNEELRVSGGKLRSSGEKLRSSGEKLRSSREKLSGEKLRSSGEKLRSSREKLSGEKLRSSGEKLRSSGEKLRSSGEKLRSSGENQLSMGEKLRTIGEDLRSTGDKLQSSSVKLGTSGEKLEDSGMGNINEEHIERVVEVTNAEMEIPVERQEVTRE is encoded by the coding sequence ATGCTTGTGGAGAAAGGGGTTCCGTTAAAATATTCGCCCTGGGGCATGAGCGATGTGCGGGATAAGGAGCACAGAGCAGTGAGGGGACGCCTCAAGGCCGAAGGCCGGGCCCCAGGTCACCGGCGGTCCTACCCGGAGCCAGGAAGCAGAGGGGCACAGATGCAGCGAGGAGAACTGTGGGAGCCCTGGAACGGGCTCATTGTGATCGGGAAGAGAATGGAGTTTCTGAGTAGAAATACACAAAAGCCTAGGATGTCAGACCCCAAGGCCGACCCTGAGTACTGGAGACTAGAAGGTGTAGAAAAGAGGATCTTGAAAGAGAAGTCAGGCCAGAGTCAGGAAAGGATGGATGTGCAGCCAGTCCACAGTGTAGCAGGTGCATTACAGGCTTCGACAGGTTTGGGGCAAAACAGCCCAAGGGAGATGTGGGAAAAGCAAGAAATCAGAGGCAAAATAGGCGCTGAATCTGAAAGTGCGGGGATGACAGCAGGGTCTAGGCGGCCGTCTGGTTTTAAAGACAGGTTAAAGTTTACTGGGGAGCAGACCAGTGGAAAGGACCTGAGATCCAGGGGATACACACTAGGGCAGAATGAAGAGCTGAGGGTGAGtggagggaaactgaggtcaAGTGGAGAGAAGCTGAGGTCAAGTGGAGAGAAGTTGAGGTCAAGTAGAGAGAAGCTGAGTGGAGAGAAACTGAGGTCGAGTGGAGAGAAACTGAGGTCAAGTAGAGAGAAGCTGAGTGGAGAGAAACTGAGGTCGAGTGGAGAGAAACTGAGGTCAAGTGGAGAAAAGCTGAGGTCAAGTGGAGAGAAGCTGAGGTCAAGTGGAGAGAACCAGCTATCCATGGGAGAGAAGCTGAGAACTATCGGAGAGGATTTGAGATCCACTGGAGATAAACTGCAGTCAAGTTCAGTTAAGCTGGGGACTAGTGGGGAGAAGCTGGAGGATTCCGGAATGGGGAACATAAATGAAGAGCATATTGAAAGAGTGGTAGAAGTTACTAACGCTGAGATGGAAATTCCTGTTGAAAGACAGGAAGTGACAAGGGAATGA